GAattaggaagaggaagaaaattggTGTGGTTTTATCCTTCGAGAGATTGGCCACTTTTGAGGTCTCCCTTGAGATGAGGCTGTTAGGAAATGCCATGCCCATGCACGGAGGGGGCTGGTCAGCCTCTGAAGGAGCCAAGTCAGCAACCCAAGCGCAGCCAGCCCACCCCAGCCGCCCTTCACCCCAGCAGGAAATTCCCTCCTGCTCCCCAACCGGCCCGACGGGCTCGCCCCACAGCCAGCGCTGCCAGGACCTGCCTCTTCGCACCCTGCCCACCTCCGCTTCTCTCTCAACAGCTCCACCTAGACTGCTGCTCTCCTTCTCAATGAGGAGCCTTCTTCTCAATGAGAGCCTTCAGCTTTCACCGACAACGCCTTCCAGCCAGCAGCAGTGGCCGGTGACTAGCACCGCTGGAAACTGGGCCACTTCTGCGACTAGGTGTAGGTGTGGAAGGGTGTTAAAGTTTAACGCGTGTCTACCTCATCTGGCATCCAgcattcttgttttgtttaaaaaaacctcacaacacACCATGTGCGATATGTCAGGAGAACATAGTTAAAAGCATGTATTACTTTGTACTTAGTTCCAAGTACTGTTCCACTACAGCTAATTTTAAACTTTGTGTTACAGTCCCTGCACTACCAGCTGCCAGAGTGTTGTTTTCCGGCACCCCCTCTACCCTGAGACACCACGGGAGTTGGCTTCCTCTCTTCACCGGGGAAGGAGGACTCTAGGAACCTGAAAAACTGGAAACATCAAGAGGCTAAAAACAAGGAAAGCTAACCACAAGAAAGTTTTTATATACAGAACCACTACGTTTAGttgtttaaagcagaaaaaaaatgagtctCCTCAAAGAACGTAAACCAAAGAAGCCTCATTACATCCCAAGACCACCAGGAAAGCCATTTAAGTACAAGTGCTTTCAGTGCCCCTTTACTTGCAATGAGAAATCCCATCTTTTCAACCACATGAAGTATGGCCTCTGCAAAAACTCCATTACTTTAGTATCAGAGCAGGATCGCGTTATCAAGTGTCCAAAGACCAGTTCCTTGGAGCCCAAACAGATCAACCAGCTTGAATCTACAGGCAAACCAACAACTTCTAAATCTGTCACAAACGGACTGCCAAATCTCGATCCAAAGCCTCCATATCCTTTTGCAAAAGAAGATGCCAAGGAAAACATTGAATTACAAAACCAGGCAACAAACACAGCAATTCAAGGACAAAAACCTGCGATTCAGAAGGAATTAACCCCTGCCAGTACTACAACAGAAAGCGCTATCAGCATGCAGCCCCTGTTGGACAGCATTGTGAGGCCCTCGGCTTTCGTCCCTGTAGGAGAACACAGAGATAGTAAAGGCACGGAAACTAGTGAAGTATCTGAAATTCTATCGCTCTCTAACAAAAGTTCACCTTTTCACTCCAAGTCTGCATTTCATGCACCAAGTCACCCCTGGAAAGCAGGTTCTCCTTTCCTCCCAGAGTTTCCACATAAAGTTGCTCCCACCAAAGGCTTTGGTTCCATCTCACCTTACATGCAACCAATGATTCCTGACTACTCACCCCATTTTTATGAGCATAGGCTGGCTATCTACACACCTTACTTGCTTCCAGGTAATTCAGAGTGTGAAAGCTCTGCTCTGTCTGTCTACGGCACACAAGATCAAAGACACTTTCTTCCCCATCCTGGGCCACTTCCAAAACCCATAAATCCGTCAGCATACGAACACTACCGATTGTTCCAGCAATATCATTCCACTCCTCCGATACCATATGGATTTTGTAGGCCAACAGATCCTCCATTTTACAGATTTTCACACGTAGCTGGTATAAACAGAGATCAAAATTCTCATCTAATGGAAGAAACTACCTTGCTGTATCCAGGTTCTTTAAGCCCATCCCAACAATACCCTCTAAGTTCACACAAAAAACAAGCAGATTATGAAAAAGAAATGACATTGTTGCATGCCAAAAGTCATTCCAAAGATGACCAAAATGAAAGAGAGAATGCTAAAATGAGCCCTCTCGCAGGAAGTGCAGCAACAGGCTCCCCCGGCAGACCGAGCCCAACCAACTTCACTCAGACAAGCCACACATGCGAAGGCTTATTTGACCTCTCCAACAAGTCATCTTCCATGACGCTTGCAAAGTATGATCCACCAGAAGAAAGCTTCACAGCTTTCAGACCTGTGAGGAAAAGCACTGACCAACCAACTCTGCTTCAAAGTGTGCAGACACAGCAAGAGAGAGGAGATTCACCTACCAGGTAAAATACTAAAATCACTTTGCAAATTGTCAGATTCACTAGGGACACACAAAGCTAGATGGACACATTTAATGCGATGCCCCTAAAACACATTTAGATTTACAGCATTGAGATAATTTGTTCTATATTAACTGTGCAAAACACAGTACAACTCACAGTTGGTACAGTGAGTAGACCACTCCTTCTCCTTCAGTGTATCAGGTATTTCCAAGACCACTACTATGCACGTGTCTGTATACTGCAGGAAATTACCTGTATTACAGCAATGTGTATGGTGAAAGGGCCTTGGGGGagttaaagaagaaacaacaaaattgTCAGACGTTtaggcagatttttttctcttcttcctgcccACTTCCTCAGCCCCAATTTTAAAGAGCAGCTGATAGTAAAATctcttttctgttcatttctttCAGCATTAACGTCACCGATGAAGACTCACATACACAGAATGAATGCCATAAGAATGAAGGCTCACTGTCCAACACGGAAGAAGACACGGGGATAGCTCCCCTTAATCTTTCAAAAAAGGCTGACACAAACCCAGGACCTATTCATGAGCATGCATACAAAACCACATCCAAAACAGAAAGTCAGAACTTTCTAGAATTGCAAGACATGCCTCTGAACCTCTCGGTAAAAGATTCCTGTAACACAGCAAGCCTGAAAACGTCATTCCCCAGTCCACCGCATGACAATGGTGCTGCTACTTCTCCAAACACCGAAAACGAAACCTCCGGAGCAGATGCATGCAGCCCCAAGAACCCTGCTGACAATGCCTGCGACaaggcttctttcacagctcGCCGAAATGAAGCTCAAGACTTAAGAATAATTGACAGCTGTGACGAACAGAAACAAACAGCGGCTGTAGCGCTCTGCCAGCTAGCCGCATACAGCCCCGGCAAAGTCAGAAGGGACAACGAAGGGCAGAGTCCTCAGGACAGTAATGCTTCCAGTACAGAAGCTACTCTTAATTCTTCTGATACTCAGGATACTCAGTGCAATCAAAAagtaaaaggacaaaaaaggaCAAATCAAAAAGAGTCAGCAAAATCACAGCAAGGCACTAAAAGAGTAAGGTCAAATGACTGTAGCAGAGTCTTCACTTTAAGGAAGAGAACAAGAGTATCTTAACACTTCACTTTCCCACGAGTTTCTGGTCACAGAAGCTAGTTACCAGCAACAGCATAAAATTTCTACAAATCATCTCTTACTGGGTTTGGTCCATGCCAAGATACATTCAATCTCTCCCATGTAAATAATGTTCataattttatattaatatttttaagtaaTTGAACTTTCCCTTATATAAGCTCAGATTTTGATGAGTGGATTTTTTGCGTTCATAACTAAAGCCAAAGTACATTAGATGAATCTTTAAGGTTTTTTGCAATTTTATTAATGTAAAATAACTTTTACaacttcttttcttaaaagaTGTTTAAGCTCTAGAAACAATACTGTTCAATAACGTACTGTCATAGTCTTCTTCAAGCTTAACTTCATTTAATAGGgtgttctgtctttttttctttgaaaaacttCTTATTTCACTGTGCAGTAGTTTAAATAAGCTTAAGATTAAACCTGGCTACTTAGAATTTACTGTAACAACTGTTTTGTGTATGAATGCACCTTGCCATTATGCCATAATACAAAACCACACACCAAATTTTGGTACTCAGAGGCAGACGCCCGTTCAAACAAACTGATCCGAACCCCGTGTAAGCAAGCTTTCCTTGTGTCGACTAAGAACAAGATTCAAGTCAAACCAAGAAAAGCCTGCACCAATTTAACAAATGCAGTTTATGTTCACTTTTAACTGAACCACTATGAAAACAATATTCAAAATTTGGAGATCTGAACAATTTAGGTGCCTAATCCTCTGAGGTTAGACAGACACTGGGCAACCTTGAAACTCCAAGCCGAAAACGTTACTTCTACAATTTACTTCACCTGAGGCAAACTCTCCTGGTGAAGGTCTTGTTTCGGTATACACGTATCGCTAATTATCAGTTTCAGTGGGCTTCTGCATACATCCTAAAACTCTTTTCTGCTTCTATAACTATGTATAAACTTGcaatttttcaaataaatctatgacctgtatttaaaatatatggaAAGTTATTAATGAACACAGATACATTCACTACACTACCTGTAAcacatattttgaagaaaaattagaaaagaaattgCCAGCTAAATTTTCAGTTTACAAGCTGAAATTGGCATGGAGTACCAATGAACTCTCAAAAAGGAGCTTCCGTCAGTGAAGGACCTTCATTAGGCAGATTAATTCATCCATACTTTAGCTCCCTATGACAAACCTCAGAATTCCCTCTGCCTTAAAGCTTATCCAAATTTCTGCAAAAGGCTTAACTAACACACGGCTGTTCCACTGGGTAACACCTCGCATAAATTTCTGCAGTATGCATTATCCCACACTAAGTAATCCTCACTTAAAACTATGGGTATACATTTCTCATTGATTCATTATTCAGATGAGAGACATCCTCACCTGCCTAAACATTACTGGTAGTTACAAACCTACCAGGGGAAGCAGAGCTGTATTCAATACAATGTAGAGCTCCCAgaattgtttttctcattttttatgcTATGGTTTTTGAGCTAACAGGTAGCCAGAGCATTCTAAGACATTTATCATTAAACTCTAAATTACAGGGGGTAAGTCTCCGAGTTAAGAAACAAAAAGCGTAATTGATCTTTAATATAATTTAATTGATCTTTAATTTAATCTTTGGTAGAGAAAGGCTTTTCCTGTATTATTAAAAGACAAGAATATCAGTCAAGTTTGAACAAAGGAAATATGGTAACACACTAAGTCCAATTAACTCAAATTACAACAGCAAGGCAGTAAGAAAGTATGATGTAGCAAGGTGTACATCAGTACGTGATGAAACAAGGAGAAAGCGCTTCTTTCTAGGCCAAGTTTCAAGCTTAGGGATGTGCGCTACCACATCCCTATTTTACAAACATGGAATTACAGAGTCCAGTGTTGCCgctgctgtttttttaaactacGCCGAGCCATTTGCCTCACTAATCTCTGGAAGCAGAAAGTTTCATAGTTCCCCTTAtccataattttaaaaaagtctcATGTATCTCTTTTGTTGCTAATTTGAATTTCTTTAAGTGAACAAGGAAAAACTTTTTGGTGGCTTTCCATACAATTCAAGGATTTATTCCTCACCATGTCTGTGTAAATATTGTTCACAAAAACAAGCTCCAGTGCTGCAGTCTACCTCATCTCCATTcctcaaattaaataaaaaaaaggctgaaGGAAACAATGAAGGTTAACTACTCAAACAGCCCTCCATACCCTGATTAACTTGATTTCTCTCCTTCCTAACAGAAATCTTTCTAACTCATGTCCATAAACAAATTCTTCTGGGGCTCCAGTTCCTTTAGAGTAAGACAATCTGTCCTAACGCTGACCTAACTGTTCTCTTGCTGCAAACCGTACCCATTGCCTGCAGTATTGCTCTGGTCACTGAAAATAGTTGTCAAAAGTAAAGGTTTTCTTCTAAGAGGAAAGAGAATAAGCTTTCAGCTTCATCTTCTGTTAACCAAACAATGTCAGTTCTTTCAGTCTTTCCctgtcagttttattttctgttcttctcgTGATACCTGCTACTTTCGGCTAGCTTTCTTTAAATAATCTTTTAAGCACGATGTCCTAAGATGAGTACCCTACGTGTGATAATTTTAGTATCCAGTGAGACGGAAAGATTACCACACTCTGTTTATGACTTCTTTTTCACTGTCTTGTTCTACTGAGATAAATAAAATTGTTGATTGATGTGGGTGACCTACCTGAACTCTTGAGCCCTTTCCTGTATAACTGCTGCCTATAAGTGACTCCCTGTACCTTGAATTGTGTAGTTACTTGTTCCTAACCAGGAATACTGCTTTGCACTTGTCCtaatttcttaaataattttgttAAGGACAATTGGAACAGATGACTGTCTTCCATAGTACAACACAGCTCCTCTTAACATCACTGCGCTAGCTTTTCTTCCAACTTCCAGaattcattcctttttctttctccaattTCTACATTAATAGTGGATTGGATAACTTACATAAAGCAAAACTGAATCAGGCAGACTTCAAAATTAAACAAGAATATACTGTATTTATGataactatttttttcaaattaatttagaTGGAAAACAAGGTTATTAaagcaaaagggggaaaaaaaaaaaccagagaagGGACAATGTCAAGTGTGCCATGGCTATTCTGCAGCCTAGATCCGCTCAGCAACAACAAACGTTTGGCTCTGATGAAGATAAAACATGATTATCATTTGCCCTATTCTTCACTAGCTGCATCACACTTTACATCCAAGTCTTTCCAAATTCTATCCCTACAAATTCAGACTATCCTCTTTTACTCATCCTTCACAATATCATAATTTCCATCTTCTGTATAACACATTTTTGAGTGTCACATAACCAAAGGAGCCACAGTTTAGTCAAGATAATCTCAGATTAGGTTTCTTACCAGTCTTCTTATATAAAACTGTTGGAATTCTCAGCACTGTTTTATTAAGAAACTTCCAATTcccataaaattatttttccttaggCCTTTATGCCTGTCTCTTTCCCAGCAAGACCTTGCAGCCGTGATTGTGTTCCCTCCTTCCATTCCTCCCATCTTAGCTTTAAATTCTTCCACTCCAGTAATAAAAGGCTGCATCCTATAGAATCTGACAAATTAGAAATTTGTGTATAAACCTACATATATTAAATTCACCCTCACAGACAGCAATATATTTTCACGACACCTCTGCAGAAGAAGCACGGTGTGAAGGATGCAACTATCATCTCCATTCCGCATGTACAAAAACTCAACCTAAAAAGTGGAGATGGTTTCACAGCACAGTTCAAGTTACTGGCAGAGCTCGGATTCACTTGTGTCTTTTCCAGTCCTATACAATATCAAACATGTATGAATTcagtttagattaaaaaaaaatgctattacaTGAGGCTATCCTGATTTCTTCATAGAGGTGTACAGTTTCGGTGTGGTTAGAACTAAAACAGAGGCTTACCTTTGGATGACTTCCCATTCTTAAACTTCGAGGTTTTTTAACCGTTGCATTTTTATCATACAAGGGCAAAAATAACTAGAAAAGGGAAACCAACTAATGGCTAGCTGCACAAAAATTCTCTATGTAAAACAGACACTATATTGGACATGAACTCTCTTCATGCAGACAAAATAATAAACTGCATTAAATATtatattttacagtttctttaGAACAAGTCAGCAGATCTTCAGAACAGAAAAGATCTGGCAATCTAATTTACTAGTATGAAACACCAGTTTTGAAACACTTTTGAAAATGAGTGTCAACTACTCTGTCCAACACAGGAGCACCAGATGAGATCAAAAAAAGCATCTAGCCCAAGATAGTGTTGTAGAAATGTAGTGGATGTGTACTACTACATTATGCTTTTGTCATATCAACtccataaaaaaaatcaacaaaaatcatAAAACAGATACTACTACTTTCACATCAATACCTGTTTTTCAACATATGTTGTTACATACAGaacacacaaagaaacaattCCTCTGCCCTGTTATTTCCCTTTCCATCCTGATATTTCAAACCCATTGAAGACTTAAACAGTTTGTTATAAATTACACGAAATTGGCCTCCAAAATTTAATCAGAAACAAGTTACTGTCTTTAAAGTGCAAGTTAGTCTTCAATTGTTTAAtatattatatttaaataatgaCACTGACACATTGTAGAGGcacacagaattatttttataCAACTGTACAAAGAAACAtgggagggagaaagaagaagaaaaccccaagaaactaatttcattttggaaagaaaaatttattaAGTATAAAAAAGACACACCCAAGACAGTGCTTTTGACAGAAGTACCTTAAATATCCCCAGAGGCATATTTTTTACTCTAGAATTCAATATTAGAGTCATTATTCAGCACACTCACATCAGCAAATTCCAGTCTATTGCCACACATTCAATCTCTAATACTATAACTTGTTAATTCATGAACTTACTAACATTCAGCAGCTACAACTCACCATCTGAAATCCGGGAAGGCAGTAACAATCCTCTTCTGCCTAATTCAGCCAGAGCCAGGCATCCACCATGCCATGCGTTGTCTGTTTCCTGGAAACTGATTTTAGAACAAAGACAAGTTTTGTTAAGACTAGCTTTTGCTTTTTGGATTTCATTTTTCATGGTGAATTCCTGACATTTTAAAAGGCACATAATCCAAACCAGCATGTGTATATTGTGTAATTAATCCTGTTAGATTTCTAAAACATAGGAATGACAAGTTGAACatgttttctttcccattttgtgCAACATAAATACTGCTATAAATGTGATCAGATAAGCAAAAAACACATATATCAATACAAATGTAACCTCAGTACAGAAGAGTAAAATACCTGAAACTCATCCAGAAAAGGAAAACCACTTTCTAGTACACTGGCAAAAGAGATGCAGATTTACAGAACATACCCAAAACAACTAATGAATTTTGTGCCAAACACAGGCCTTAAGTAGCAAAAGAGGTTCAAGTGATAGTTTCCAGTAAA
Above is a window of Opisthocomus hoazin isolate bOpiHoa1 chromosome 21, bOpiHoa1.hap1, whole genome shotgun sequence DNA encoding:
- the ZNF750 gene encoding zinc finger protein 750, with protein sequence MSLLKERKPKKPHYIPRPPGKPFKYKCFQCPFTCNEKSHLFNHMKYGLCKNSITLVSEQDRVIKCPKTSSLEPKQINQLESTGKPTTSKSVTNGLPNLDPKPPYPFAKEDAKENIELQNQATNTAIQGQKPAIQKELTPASTTTESAISMQPLLDSIVRPSAFVPVGEHRDSKGTETSEVSEILSLSNKSSPFHSKSAFHAPSHPWKAGSPFLPEFPHKVAPTKGFGSISPYMQPMIPDYSPHFYEHRLAIYTPYLLPGNSECESSALSVYGTQDQRHFLPHPGPLPKPINPSAYEHYRLFQQYHSTPPIPYGFCRPTDPPFYRFSHVAGINRDQNSHLMEETTLLYPGSLSPSQQYPLSSHKKQADYEKEMTLLHAKSHSKDDQNERENAKMSPLAGSAATGSPGRPSPTNFTQTSHTCEGLFDLSNKSSSMTLAKYDPPEESFTAFRPVRKSTDQPTLLQSVQTQQERGDSPTSINVTDEDSHTQNECHKNEGSLSNTEEDTGIAPLNLSKKADTNPGPIHEHAYKTTSKTESQNFLELQDMPLNLSVKDSCNTASLKTSFPSPPHDNGAATSPNTENETSGADACSPKNPADNACDKASFTARRNEAQDLRIIDSCDEQKQTAAVALCQLAAYSPGKVRRDNEGQSPQDSNASSTEATLNSSDTQDTQCNQKVKGQKRTNQKESAKSQQGTKRVRSNDCSRVFTLRKRTRVS